A region from the Algoriphagus machipongonensis genome encodes:
- a CDS encoding DUF6090 family protein, producing MISSLRKIRQKLLSQNRVTRYLIYALGEILLVTIGILIALQINSWNQQRIENNEELEILVGLKNEFENNLEELNFSITINQKVTEASVQLTQLIRSNALENDPELLDDLLVRIGTFNSFDAQTGVSSEIVNSGKLTLLKNDALRTQIVNWLTLLVDQEEDILFRSDNYTINLMPFLMKRFPLANGDLTKKLPFDRKNYLKNYQEKSPFKFKLSEQEYLEFENQIWHHKHNNDYVSINELNLKDFLKTTLKMVEEELKKKK from the coding sequence TTGATATCCTCCTTACGCAAAATCCGCCAAAAACTCCTCTCTCAAAACCGAGTGACCCGGTATTTAATCTATGCTCTTGGGGAAATTCTTTTAGTCACCATTGGAATTTTAATCGCTTTACAGATCAATTCCTGGAATCAGCAACGAATTGAAAATAATGAAGAATTGGAAATACTTGTAGGGCTAAAAAATGAATTCGAAAATAATCTGGAGGAATTAAACTTTAGCATCACTATCAATCAAAAAGTAACCGAAGCAAGTGTGCAACTCACCCAACTGATACGATCAAATGCCCTTGAAAATGATCCTGAACTGTTGGATGACCTGCTTGTAAGGATAGGCACATTTAATTCATTTGATGCCCAAACAGGAGTGTCTAGCGAAATCGTCAATTCAGGAAAATTGACCCTTTTGAAAAATGATGCCTTACGAACTCAGATTGTAAATTGGCTGACACTTTTGGTAGATCAAGAGGAGGATATTCTTTTTAGATCAGATAATTATACCATCAACTTAATGCCATTTTTGATGAAACGTTTCCCCTTAGCAAATGGAGACCTCACCAAAAAACTGCCATTTGACAGGAAAAATTATCTCAAAAACTACCAAGAAAAATCCCCATTTAAGTTCAAGTTATCTGAGCAGGAATATTTAGAATTTGAGAATCAAATTTGGCATCACAAACACAACAATGATTATGTTTCTATAAACGAATTGAACTTAAAAGACTTTTTAAAAACAACTCTTAAAATGGTAGAAGAAGAATTGAAAAAAAAGAAATAG